TCTGCACCATGCAAATCTCCCCCGTTTCTGCCAGCTTGACCATTCCAGTGTTAAATATGTTACTGAACGAGCTGCTGTGCGTGAGCAACGTGCCACCAGGAGTCAAACATGTGGACCTGGACCTCTCCACTCTGCCTCCTACCACAGCCATGGCTGTTATAATCTACAACCGCTGGTGAGTGagaaccaaaaaacaaaaatgttgaaattgatgtttaaaattatttttagtcatGTCAGAGATGTATATAGCTGAATATGtatgaaataaatagaaataaaaattttaatcaaTTTGTTAATCCAcatgtaaatgatttttttccctttgtacatttataaaaacaatctcTGACACACGCATGCAAGAATAGGACACTGGCAATGCAGAAACATCTGTAAGGGGGCCTGGTGAATCAGTGCTAGAGGCtggggttgggatacagaaggcagtgggtttgaatcccaccccacgaAGTGTGGGCCCATCtagccaccaagggcgaccttggtgccagtcccgaacATGGAAGGGAAAACGCGGCACGCGTTTCGCTGTGGCAGCCCCTGAAGGGACCAGTCGAAGCCATTGATCAATGCAGAAAAAtctgttaacattttttttagtgtcGTTTTTTCATTACACACGGttacaaaataatcaaaatttgGTTTGACTTTTAGACCTTTATTGGCTGCATAATAATAGAGGGAATCGGGAAGGAAACCTGCAAAAATATCCTCAGCCAGATTCAGTCCCAGTACTTTGCTCAAGTCTTAGATGATCTGGACATCATATCTGTTGACTCCCGTTGCCCACTACCGCAACAATTTCAGCCTTATTTGAGCCACCATTACATAAGCGTAACAATGACTTAAGTGTCTCTTGTTTCTGTTCAATTTTTTCATGCCTTTCAAAGGGCTATCAGAACCATTGTGCTAAGCAGCTTTCCagagaaacaaaccaaaccagGACCTCACCAGATAAACATGTAAGTTCAGCTGTTTCTTCCTATTTCCACACCGAATTTGAATAGTTATAAGTCAAAATCCAGCATTAGTGCTTCATAGAACATAGTGCAGAatctaattaaatttaattttgaattttaaggGTGAATCGGTTTTTGTCTTGCGGTTTATCCTAGGTTAAGTATCGtgcagcaggaaaaagaaatgactgACAACATCCTTACCGTGGTGAGTTGTACCTGTTTTTCCCAGTGCACTTGTCTAAGCAATTATCTAGTAGGTTGAATTAAGTATAGGTTCTTTTTTCGTGCCATCAGCTGAAAGAACAGGCAGAAGACTCGATAAGTGTCCTTAAAGGAGCTTTGCAGCTGAAGAAAGATTTTTACGTTCACACCCTGAGGACTCTGGACCTGCtggctgctgatgctgctgccaaCGGAGAGACGGAGTCCTCGACCGCAGGGCTTCGCATTGGCGCTGACGAGCTGCACTGTCAGGTTGGAGTACCATACAGTAGTGTGTTGTTcgattttattttatgcttaGATCACTCTGAATACACTGAATCCAGATTTCACATTTGTGTGCCAGACTTAGGAATTTCTTTAGGAATAACAAAATAACCCAGATTCCGACTACAGTGTGGTTTAGTTTGTATTTTCCTCTTTTAGGTGCATTATGATTTGGGAGGTATTTTCTTTCAGCAAAGCTGCACAGACCAACTTGCCTATGTGAAAGCCAGAGACCACTTCAGACAGACAAAGGAACTGTTAAGAAAggtaaatgtacttttttattatgAACGGAGCCTTTTCTGATTTACTGAATTAACGAATAATACATTTAGGCAAATCAACAACTCTGCATCATATAAAGTCCTGTCTGGCAAAACCTGTCAGCCATTGAGCCTTATATCTTTTTTTCCAGATTTactattgtatatttttattttttagctggACATGGCTGCTCATGTTCACCTAGACGAGAAGCGTCTGGCCGGCTACTGGAACGCCTGCAAAGCTTTGACTGGAGACTGTGACCCCTCTGACCCCCAAACCACACCTTACAATTACATCAACAGCTTGATCAGAGTGAACAACTATCAGGTCGGAGCCGACCTGGCTGACAGAGTGACCTTaaagctttaaaacattttaatatatggaAAAACACACCTGGAGTTACAGAATGATTAatgcagcatgtaaaaaaaaaaaacgtacatATAATGTTTAATTCTTGACTCAATTCCACTTCCATTCCTAAAGGCTGTCATTGAGGCCTTCGTCAAAGACAACATGTCCCGCAGTTTGCCAAACCATTTCAGACGGTCTGTCCTCAGGGAATTCCTGTACAAAGTCCAGCAAGGGTGAGAGTCAATCCATAAATAACCAGTGGTTCTTAAAGAAAATCTGTGGATCTGTGAATTATTACAATCTGCGTTGAAACAAGGCCTTATTTATACTGTTATTACAGATAGTCCAGTTCTTCTGTCTCTTCAGATGCTGAACCAACTACCTCTAACTCTGTGCAGGGAATCTGGCCTGGATGAGGTTTGCCACAAGCTGTGTGTTTGCAACGCTGTCCGAGATGCTCTGGAAGGAGAAGTTCTCAGTGTGCGTTTCCAACAGCTGCTCTTCAAACCCAGTAAACGAATGGTGGATTTCCTTTTAGAGGTAATCAATCTGAAAAGTtcttaaatacttaaaataacCCAAAACCTACTCTTTATCAAGTTAGTGTTAGTGAAGCATAGCATTGTGTAAAAAGGTTTGTGGAAGTCGTTTGAACCCCAGGCATTCTCACAGTTGTAGAGATTATTTTCAAGTCATGTAGGCTCTGTTGAGGTTTGAGAAGTTATTTGTGTTTCTGGAATCAACCTTAATTTTCCTCAAAAGGGTAAAACTAACAGCTTTTGGAAATTCAAATCAAGGTTTCTTTGTCCTGCAGGTGTGTGCACGCTCACTAGATAAGGATCATCCATCTGAGACATCCAGAAGAAATATGGCCCATTTGATGAAGTGAGTGATTGACAGCAGAATCAGTTCTTTGTTTACTTTCCAAACAGAGCATAATGCAGATCACTTGGCAATTTCATCTTCAGTAGGCTTTGCAATAAAGATCGACTTTTACCGTAAATGAGAACATTTAATGACTTGTCGATCACCTAAGCTAAAAAAACGTTAAACCATTGTCACTGTGCAGGACTCTGTGTGAACGCTTGGAGGACCTGTCTCTGGTGTTTGTGGTGTCATCTCATAAACTCTTCATGGAGCTGctaaaggaggaggaaaggaaggCCTTGATGGAGCAAATGAGGAAGAGGTCAGCCACAATCAACCTCAGTGCAAAACCTCTGCCTTCTTTCTACGACATTCCAGGTGCGCAACAGAATTTTTCTTGAACGCATTATTCGGTGACACCAGATTTACTCatttgggggcctggtggctcaatgggcaGAGCTtctggttgggatgcagaaggctgtggatCACTCCACCCGGTCCCCGGGCCCCGCCCACCCATCAAAGGCTACCTTGGTCTCGAGCCCTGATAAAATCAGTGGGTTGCGGCAGGgcggcatccgacataaaaatCTTactccaaatcaacatgcggaagaAATTCCGCTGTGGCTCCCCTGCAAGGACAAGGCGAAAGGCGCTGATCTTTACATATTGTATCTTGTCCTTTGACAGCTTCGGCGAGTGTGAATATCGGgcagctggagcagcagctTATCCTCTCACTGGAGCCGCGCAGGATCAGACAGATCCTCATTGAACTCCACGGCATGGCTGAGAGACCCTTCTGGAGGGTCAACAGTAAGGTCAGGGCATAGGATACTGTAAGGAAAACAAATATGCTATTATCTAAGACAGTCTGTATTGTTCTTTTTCTTACATGCtaaatgtatactgtatataaaacagTCTCAAGGATAATAAATTGTCAGATATAAGACTATACTAATGTAATAGTTTTAGGATGTAACTTTAAATACAtctgaaatattaatttttctATACATGTACAGTGGGAGGTTCCTCCAGACTACGTTAATGTGATCCTGTGTATTAAAGACAACCTTACCAAGGACCTGGTCTACATCTTAATGTCTAAAGGACTCCACTGCATTGCAATAAAGGTCTGATTATAGCAGCAGTGATATCGATTCACTAATTGGAAAACTGATGTTCAAGTTGATAATTATACATTACTGTCCAAGCAGTGATAAATATTTGGATCATGTTCTCCTGCTGTCTCAGGACTTTGTCCATGCTCGGCTGCTTTTCTCCGCCTGCCTGGAGCTGGTCACTGAGTTCTCCCCGAAGCTGAGGCAGGTGATGCTGAACGAGATGCTGCTGCTCGAGGTTCGAGCACACGAGACGATGGCGGCCGAGGGCAGCAGGGAGCGACCTCCCCCTGACCTGGTCAGCAGGGTCAGAGGTTACCTGGAGATGAGAATCCACGGTGAGTGGATGGAATTACTATGTCCGtaatttcttttcagttttgatGCCGTGCTATGTGCTAAAGCAGATTCCGTTCCCGTGCTGCAAACACTGATTATGTGGCTAAAAATTATGACACTTGAGCTTATATTCTTAACATTAAATCGTCCTGTCCAACTTAGGAGcaataaacattaatattgcTTTGGAAAGAAGGGGTGATTTTTATTCTGACCATCAGAACAGGTCAAATAAAGTGCCTTCCACAACTGTTGTGTGTGCTGTGGACAGCATAGTTTTGACATGCATTCAATTACTGGATGTTTTTCTGTCCAGACCTGCCACTGCGTCAGGTGGTAGGTGAGGAATGTGTTGCCTTTATGTTGAACTGGAGGGAGAATGACTACCTCACTCTGCAGGTGCCACCATCTCTGGTCATGAACAACCCATATATCAAGGTAAAAAGTGAGATCTTTAGATTGAGATAAAATTTAAGTTGTGGGTTTGAGCAGCATTTTTGATGATTCTGCTTGACCTAAGATGGTAAAACAGAACCACTGTTGTGGTCATCTGTTCCCTTGCAATAGCTCGGTCAGCTCCTGGCTTCCACCTGCAAAGAGCTCCCCGGTCCTAAAGAGAGTCGACGCACAGCCAAGGAGCTGTGGGATGTGGTTGTTCAGATCTGCAGCATGTCCATCCAACACAAGAGGAACAACGACGGGCGAGTGGGCCTCATTAAACACAGAGAGTCTTCTATGGGGATTCTGCACAGGTACAAATATGTTCCCTTACACTTCTTTGCCAAAGCTTTTACATATAAGTGTGGACGTCCGATAGTAAATCtatgttttcattgtttaacCCATTTAGGAGCAAATTCATCACTTTCATCAAGAAACTTAGAGTAAGCCAAACTTGAATAgttgcacttttacattttaatgctaCATTATAAATGAGAAATGATGCAAAG
The nucleotide sequence above comes from Channa argus isolate prfri chromosome 1, Channa argus male v1.0, whole genome shotgun sequence. Encoded proteins:
- the ints8 gene encoding integrator complex subunit 8 isoform X2, with the translated sequence MSAEAADRVAAVGNSRPSTPLQTSWFEFLLDGSLLEKHLQKSNPDPLPVQLIVQFLEQASKPLVNEQNQVQPPADNRRNRTLKLLALKVAAHMRWDLDVLEKGLTIPVLNMLLNELLCVSNVPPGVKHVDLDLSTLPPTTAMAVIIYNRWAIRTIVLSSFPEKQTKPGPHQINMLSIVQQEKEMTDNILTVLKEQAEDSISVLKGALQLKKDFYVHTLRTLDLLAADAAANGETESSTAGLRIGADELHCQQSCTDQLAYVKARDHFRQTKELLRKLDMAAHVHLDEKRLAGYWNACKALTGDCDPSDPQTTPYNYINSLIRVNNYQAVIEAFVKDNMSRSLPNHFRRSVLREFLYKVQQGESGLDEVCHKLCVCNAVRDALEGEVLSVRFQQLLFKPSKRMVDFLLEVCARSLDKDHPSETSRRNMAHLMKTLCERLEDLSLVFVVSSHKLFMELLKEEERKALMEQMRKRSATINLSAKPLPSFYDIPASASVNIGQLEQQLILSLEPRRIRQILIELHGMAERPFWRVNSKWEVPPDYVNVILCIKDNLTKDLVYILMSKGLHCIAIKDFVHARLLFSACLELVTEFSPKLRQVMLNEMLLLEVRAHETMAAEGSRERPPPDLVSRVRGYLEMRIHDLPLRQVVGEECVAFMLNWRENDYLTLQVPPSLVMNNPYIKLGQLLASTCKELPGPKESRRTAKELWDVVVQICSMSIQHKRNNDGRVGLIKHRESSMGILHRSKFITFIKKLREPLVLTTLISLFVRLHSIVRDDIVNEVTAEHLSIWPSSLPNIQAVDVEAVAVTVKELVSYALTLNPNNQSWLITQADIYFVTNQYSAALNFYLQAGAVCSDFFTKAVPPDVYTDQVLKRMIKCCSMMNCHTQVAVLCQFLREVDYMTAFKALQEQNSHDSMDSFYDYIWDITILEYLTHIHHKRGEAEKRQIAIKAIGQTELNTSNPEEVLQLAAQKRKKRFLQAMAKLYF
- the ints8 gene encoding integrator complex subunit 8 isoform X1, with translation MSAEAADRVAAVGNSRPSTPLQTSWFEFLLDGSLLEKHLQKSNPDPLPVQLIVQFLEQASKPLVNEQNQVQPPADNRRNRTLKLLALKVAAHMRWDLDVLEKGLTIPVLNMLLNELLCVSNVPPGVKHVDLDLSTLPPTTAMAVIIYNRWAIRTIVLSSFPEKQTKPGPHQINMLSIVQQEKEMTDNILTVLKEQAEDSISVLKGALQLKKDFYVHTLRTLDLLAADAAANGETESSTAGLRIGADELHCQVHYDLGGIFFQQSCTDQLAYVKARDHFRQTKELLRKLDMAAHVHLDEKRLAGYWNACKALTGDCDPSDPQTTPYNYINSLIRVNNYQAVIEAFVKDNMSRSLPNHFRRSVLREFLYKVQQGESGLDEVCHKLCVCNAVRDALEGEVLSVRFQQLLFKPSKRMVDFLLEVCARSLDKDHPSETSRRNMAHLMKTLCERLEDLSLVFVVSSHKLFMELLKEEERKALMEQMRKRSATINLSAKPLPSFYDIPASASVNIGQLEQQLILSLEPRRIRQILIELHGMAERPFWRVNSKWEVPPDYVNVILCIKDNLTKDLVYILMSKGLHCIAIKDFVHARLLFSACLELVTEFSPKLRQVMLNEMLLLEVRAHETMAAEGSRERPPPDLVSRVRGYLEMRIHDLPLRQVVGEECVAFMLNWRENDYLTLQVPPSLVMNNPYIKLGQLLASTCKELPGPKESRRTAKELWDVVVQICSMSIQHKRNNDGRVGLIKHRESSMGILHRSKFITFIKKLREPLVLTTLISLFVRLHSIVRDDIVNEVTAEHLSIWPSSLPNIQAVDVEAVAVTVKELVSYALTLNPNNQSWLITQADIYFVTNQYSAALNFYLQAGAVCSDFFTKAVPPDVYTDQVLKRMIKCCSMMNCHTQVAVLCQFLREVDYMTAFKALQEQNSHDSMDSFYDYIWDITILEYLTHIHHKRGEAEKRQIAIKAIGQTELNTSNPEEVLQLAAQKRKKRFLQAMAKLYF